A portion of the Leifsonia sp. EB41 genome contains these proteins:
- a CDS encoding adenosylhomocysteinase, with the protein MNTDSLAAQGTARVAWIRSRMALLAATREEFSSSRPFAGHRIGMSLHVEPKTAVLVETLAAGGAEVVGTGNFGSTQDDIVAHLNSLPNVTVFGARDDSLEQHGDNLAKVLDARPDMLLDNGGDLAAGLVERGAMDTIIGGTEETTSGGDRLRSELAGRVPVPIIVINDSLLKAIGENKHAVGQSAVESFMRITNVMVPGRRFVVFGYGWVGRGVAQYLRALNGKVAVVEVDELKAFEATLDGFRVGTADDFAEWGDAFITATGRPNVLTYDVMERMQDGAILGNVGHFPWEIDVPALRAHQTGSTEIISAVEQVALPSGRHVVLLAGGRMFNLAGTEPKGNSIESMDLGFLLQALSLERVATSASILQPGAQPVPDDIDRTIARRIMATLHASS; encoded by the coding sequence ATGAACACCGACTCACTCGCAGCGCAGGGGACCGCCCGCGTGGCGTGGATCCGCTCCCGGATGGCACTTCTGGCCGCGACGCGCGAGGAGTTCTCGTCGTCCCGGCCGTTTGCCGGGCACCGGATCGGGATGTCCCTCCACGTCGAGCCGAAGACCGCCGTCCTGGTCGAGACCCTCGCCGCCGGGGGCGCGGAGGTCGTCGGGACGGGCAACTTCGGCTCGACCCAGGACGACATCGTCGCGCACCTGAACTCCCTGCCGAACGTCACCGTCTTCGGCGCCCGCGACGACTCCCTCGAACAGCACGGCGACAACCTCGCGAAGGTGCTCGACGCCCGACCGGACATGCTGCTCGACAACGGCGGCGATCTCGCTGCCGGCCTGGTCGAGCGCGGCGCGATGGACACCATCATCGGCGGCACCGAGGAGACCACGAGCGGCGGCGACCGCCTCCGTTCCGAGCTGGCCGGTCGCGTGCCCGTCCCGATCATCGTTATCAACGACAGCCTGCTCAAGGCGATCGGGGAGAACAAGCACGCGGTCGGCCAGTCCGCGGTCGAGAGCTTCATGCGGATCACCAACGTGATGGTTCCCGGGCGCCGCTTCGTCGTGTTCGGGTACGGCTGGGTCGGCCGCGGTGTCGCCCAGTATCTGCGCGCGCTCAACGGCAAGGTCGCGGTCGTCGAGGTGGACGAGCTCAAGGCGTTCGAGGCGACCCTCGACGGCTTCCGGGTCGGGACGGCGGACGACTTCGCCGAGTGGGGCGACGCCTTCATCACCGCCACGGGCCGCCCGAACGTGCTGACCTACGACGTGATGGAGCGCATGCAGGACGGTGCGATCCTCGGCAACGTCGGCCACTTCCCCTGGGAGATCGACGTCCCCGCCCTCCGCGCCCACCAGACCGGCAGCACCGAGATCATCAGCGCCGTCGAACAGGTCGCCCTCCCCAGCGGCAGGCACGTCGTGCTCCTGGCCGGCGGACGCATGTTCAACCTCGCCGGGACGGAGCCGAAGGGGAACTCCATCGAGTCGATGGACCTGGGGTTCCTCCTCCAGGCGCTCTCCCTCGAACGCGTCGCCACGAGCGCGTCCATACTGCAACCGGGCGCGCAGCCTGTCCCCGACGACATCGACCGGACGATCGCGCGCCGGATCATGGCGACCCTCCACGCATCCTCGTAA
- a CDS encoding DUF4383 domain-containing protein: MRTSPNRLVATIFGAVYLLVGLLGFAFTGGVGFVATQGGLILGIFEVNPLHNIAHLLIGAALLIAGLTRAAAAKAVNTTVGAVYLLLGIVGFFLVGTGANILALNTPDHFLHLVSAIVLLGVGLGAERTVRSSSVAA; the protein is encoded by the coding sequence ATGCGCACATCACCGAATCGCCTCGTCGCCACCATTTTCGGCGCCGTCTACCTGCTCGTCGGCCTGCTCGGCTTCGCCTTCACCGGCGGCGTCGGCTTCGTCGCCACCCAGGGTGGCCTGATCCTCGGCATCTTCGAGGTCAACCCGCTGCACAACATCGCCCACCTGCTCATCGGCGCGGCGCTGCTCATCGCCGGCCTCACCAGGGCAGCCGCGGCGAAGGCCGTCAACACCACCGTCGGAGCCGTCTACCTGCTCCTGGGCATCGTCGGCTTCTTCCTGGTCGGGACCGGGGCGAACATCCTCGCCCTGAACACCCCCGACCACTTCCTCCACTTGGTGAGCGCCATCGTGCTCCTCGGTGTCGGTCTCGGCGCCGAGCGGACTGTGCGCTCCTCTTCGGTCGCCGCCTGA
- a CDS encoding carboxymuconolactone decarboxylase family protein encodes MTLYLDKSEPEAWRAARAWSAVVAETALVNGLTAQEVELLKVRASQLNACAYCLDLHSREARAAGVPQQKLDMLPAWRDAELYNERDRAVLAVAEAATLLPLTEDSRADLVGARNVLGESAYVAAEWIAVAINSFNRISILSGHRVNTRDAEGRLVR; translated from the coding sequence ATGACCCTCTACCTGGACAAGTCGGAGCCCGAGGCGTGGCGGGCCGCCAGAGCCTGGTCAGCGGTCGTGGCGGAGACCGCGCTCGTCAACGGGCTGACGGCGCAGGAGGTGGAGCTCCTCAAGGTGCGGGCCTCCCAGCTCAACGCCTGCGCCTACTGCCTCGACCTGCACTCGCGGGAGGCCAGGGCGGCGGGCGTCCCCCAGCAGAAGCTGGACATGCTCCCCGCTTGGCGGGACGCGGAGCTCTATAACGAGCGCGACCGGGCCGTGCTGGCCGTCGCGGAGGCGGCGACGCTCCTGCCGCTCACAGAGGACTCGCGCGCCGATCTCGTCGGCGCCCGCAACGTCCTCGGCGAGTCGGCGTACGTCGCGGCCGAGTGGATCGCGGTCGCGATCAACTCGTTCAACCGAATCTCGATCCTGAGCGGCCACCGGGTGAACACACGCGACGCGGAGGGGCGGCTCGTCCGCTGA
- a CDS encoding helix-turn-helix domain-containing protein — MADFRAEAGIGTRIRMARRQRGFRTTRDLADTIPGGNVTEAVLENIESGRKADLSVSQLLNIARGLNVPLSMLLAPMGRPDSELDLPNLSDEFAGMTAAEFDCWLSATPASSYRPRTAREREDIALLTAIRELGLLERELDRLRMVVEVETASGDPDLTATRSEVQERIARLAQESARIATLLKSSGVAARAD; from the coding sequence ATGGCAGATTTTCGTGCGGAGGCCGGCATCGGAACGCGGATCAGGATGGCTCGTCGCCAACGCGGGTTCCGCACTACGCGGGACTTGGCGGACACCATCCCTGGCGGCAATGTCACTGAAGCCGTCCTCGAGAACATCGAGTCCGGGCGAAAGGCAGACCTCAGCGTCAGCCAGCTCCTGAATATTGCGCGGGGACTCAACGTTCCACTGTCGATGCTGCTCGCTCCGATGGGACGCCCAGACTCCGAACTAGACCTACCGAACCTCAGCGACGAATTCGCAGGTATGACGGCGGCCGAGTTCGACTGCTGGCTTTCGGCCACGCCCGCGAGTTCGTATCGGCCAAGAACGGCCCGTGAGCGCGAAGACATCGCTCTTCTGACTGCGATCCGCGAACTAGGGCTGCTTGAGCGTGAGCTTGATCGCCTTCGCATGGTCGTTGAAGTTGAAACCGCTTCCGGCGACCCAGACCTGACGGCTACAAGATCCGAGGTTCAAGAGAGGATCGCTAGGCTCGCTCAAGAGTCCGCCCGGATCGCAACGCTCCTCAAGAGCAGCGGGGTTGCTGCCCGAGCCGACTAA
- a CDS encoding SIR2 family protein, which translates to MSEWATSLIDELGYAAKLLGLTEGMAGNEFESALGRFIAFANALPVVEPLHEFGGKANVLADPANVQALLDSNAWLTNARRNVDAVRRVLQRNLFEQFNQARIDENSAFHSYSALHDQLRSAFDERPVFLAHVTTNFDHAIEAAIEKEGETSSEDRVVLDGFARSYGGKAETWAPNLLTFSRLHDGEIPVVHLHGAVGWYFSDDGNTIRRRPSNELIDDRLTPALLLPDDNKEIGKFPTPLRQVWDQFLGLLASSTHVLVLGHSLHDPHLVKELRSSQKPIAVVAYTEPDAKGRFDLNNSSQAQSLRELLPEAKLLAGKFGQRGPHSDIDPIELKIWMRDHAR; encoded by the coding sequence ATGAGCGAATGGGCGACCTCACTGATCGATGAGCTCGGTTATGCTGCAAAGCTTCTCGGCCTAACCGAAGGGATGGCTGGGAACGAGTTTGAATCAGCGCTGGGGCGGTTCATCGCCTTCGCAAACGCGCTGCCGGTCGTCGAGCCTTTACATGAGTTCGGCGGCAAGGCGAACGTGCTGGCTGATCCAGCCAATGTGCAGGCCCTTCTCGATTCCAATGCCTGGCTGACCAATGCTCGCCGCAACGTCGACGCCGTACGTCGCGTACTCCAAAGGAACTTATTTGAGCAGTTCAACCAAGCGCGCATCGATGAGAACTCGGCATTTCACAGTTATAGCGCCCTGCATGATCAGCTTCGCTCGGCGTTCGATGAGCGACCCGTTTTTCTCGCTCACGTCACCACCAACTTCGACCACGCCATCGAGGCAGCGATTGAAAAGGAGGGCGAGACCTCTTCAGAAGATCGCGTAGTCCTTGACGGATTCGCTCGCTCATACGGCGGCAAAGCCGAGACGTGGGCCCCAAACCTCCTTACCTTCAGCCGCCTGCACGACGGCGAGATACCGGTGGTTCATCTTCACGGAGCCGTGGGCTGGTATTTCTCGGACGACGGCAACACGATCCGCCGCCGGCCTAGCAACGAGCTCATCGACGACCGACTAACGCCAGCGCTTCTTCTGCCTGACGACAACAAGGAAATCGGCAAGTTCCCGACGCCGCTTAGGCAAGTCTGGGACCAGTTCCTTGGGCTCCTTGCGAGCAGCACACACGTGCTCGTGCTTGGCCACAGCCTGCACGACCCGCATCTGGTGAAAGAGCTCCGAAGCTCCCAAAAGCCGATTGCGGTCGTGGCTTACACGGAACCGGATGCAAAGGGCCGATTTGATCTCAACAACTCGAGTCAGGCGCAATCTCTGAGGGAGCTACTTCCCGAGGCCAAGCTGCTGGCTGGAAAGTTTGGACAGCGAGGACCGCACTCTGACATAGACCCAATCGAACTCAAGATCTGGATGCGGGATCATGCGAGGTAG
- a CDS encoding Sec-independent protein translocase TatB, with protein sequence MFGFSFEKFIVIAVIAIVIVGPDRLPAYSAAFAGFVVRLRRMTENAKERMRDELGPDFDDVDWKKLDPRQYDPRQIIRSALLDDPPPSADSRGGSAGTDGTPVGDPVSSRGDGDGLK encoded by the coding sequence ATGTTCGGATTCTCGTTCGAGAAGTTCATCGTGATCGCGGTTATCGCGATCGTGATCGTCGGCCCGGACCGCCTGCCGGCCTACTCTGCCGCGTTCGCGGGATTCGTGGTCCGCCTCCGCCGGATGACCGAGAATGCGAAAGAACGGATGCGGGACGAGCTCGGCCCCGACTTCGACGATGTGGACTGGAAGAAGCTCGACCCACGCCAGTACGACCCCCGGCAGATCATCAGAAGCGCTCTGCTCGACGATCCGCCGCCGTCTGCCGATTCGAGGGGCGGCTCCGCCGGGACTGACGGCACGCCTGTCGGCGATCCCGTGTCTTCGCGCGGTGACGGTGATGGGCTGAAGTGA
- the tatA gene encoding twin-arginine translocase TatA/TatE family subunit, whose protein sequence is MLGNLTGWHLLIILAVVLLIFGASKLPGLARAMGQSARILKSEITTAKTETTGADAGPAPEPVPPAAETTVAARETPKP, encoded by the coding sequence ATGTTGGGCAACCTCACCGGATGGCACCTGCTGATCATCCTCGCCGTCGTCCTCCTCATCTTCGGCGCGTCCAAACTCCCGGGGCTTGCCAGGGCGATGGGGCAGTCGGCCCGGATCCTCAAATCGGAGATCACGACGGCAAAGACCGAGACGACGGGCGCCGACGCGGGACCCGCTCCTGAGCCGGTTCCCCCGGCGGCTGAGACCACGGTGGCAGCCCGCGAAACGCCGAAACCCTGA
- a CDS encoding UBP-type zinc finger domain-containing protein: MTDGIDPSVPPSGTGCVECEADGGWWVHLRRCAACGHVGCCDDSLSRHARAHAAATGHRYIQSFEPGEDWYWDFVTDQYAEGPALAPATSHPEDQGVPGPASRLPTDWRTLLQQRADSE, encoded by the coding sequence ATGACGGACGGAATCGACCCGAGCGTGCCGCCGAGCGGCACCGGCTGCGTCGAGTGCGAGGCCGACGGCGGCTGGTGGGTGCATCTGCGCCGCTGCGCCGCGTGCGGGCACGTCGGCTGCTGCGACGATTCGCTCTCGCGGCACGCACGCGCGCACGCCGCGGCGACCGGGCACCGCTACATCCAGAGCTTCGAGCCGGGCGAGGACTGGTACTGGGACTTCGTCACCGACCAGTATGCGGAAGGCCCCGCGCTGGCTCCCGCGACGAGCCACCCGGAGGATCAGGGCGTTCCCGGGCCGGCGAGCCGGCTGCCCACCGACTGGCGCACCCTCCTCCAGCAGAGAGCGGACAGCGAATGA
- a CDS encoding helix-turn-helix transcriptional regulator, whose amino-acid sequence MIGDFIRPADAAELTGLSVAALAQLRYRHEGPCYYKPTSHRVYYKRAEVIAWLETGIQTASSTLA is encoded by the coding sequence ATGATTGGAGATTTCATTCGGCCCGCTGATGCGGCCGAGCTGACCGGACTATCGGTAGCGGCGCTTGCGCAGCTTCGCTACCGCCACGAGGGCCCGTGCTACTACAAGCCCACATCGCATCGCGTCTACTACAAGCGCGCGGAGGTGATCGCATGGCTCGAGACGGGCATCCAAACCGCGAGCTCGACCCTGGCGTGA
- a CDS encoding DUF5996 family protein, which yields MTDDAAWPALAVESWTPTRDTLHMWTQIVGKIRVALAAPVNHWWHVTLRVDARGLTTGGIPVGGRLLELAFDFVDQVLLVRTSDGGVVTVPLVGCSVALFYAEVFDALRLLGVEVAIHPSPNEVEVAIPFADDTVHASYVPEQANAFWRQLIQADRVLQRFRSGFRGKVSPVHFFWGAMDLAVTRFSGRTAPPHPGGAPNCPDSVMREGYSHELSSAGFWPGGGSEGAFYSYAYPAPDGYAEADLPPGATFSAEYGEFLLPYEVVRTSPDPDATVLAFLDATYDAAARRGDWSPDLLIAPNPARSER from the coding sequence ATGACGGACGACGCGGCCTGGCCGGCCCTCGCGGTGGAGAGCTGGACGCCGACCCGCGACACCCTGCACATGTGGACGCAGATCGTCGGGAAGATCAGGGTGGCGCTGGCCGCCCCCGTCAACCACTGGTGGCACGTCACGCTGCGCGTCGACGCCCGCGGGCTCACGACGGGCGGGATCCCGGTCGGCGGGCGGCTGCTCGAGCTCGCCTTCGACTTCGTCGACCAGGTGCTGCTCGTGCGCACGAGCGACGGCGGCGTTGTGACCGTCCCGCTGGTCGGCTGCTCGGTCGCCCTCTTCTATGCCGAGGTGTTCGACGCGCTGCGGCTGCTCGGAGTCGAGGTCGCCATCCACCCGTCGCCGAACGAGGTGGAGGTGGCGATCCCGTTCGCCGACGACACCGTGCACGCCAGCTACGTGCCGGAGCAGGCGAACGCCTTCTGGAGGCAGCTCATCCAGGCGGACCGGGTCCTTCAGCGCTTCCGGTCCGGGTTCCGCGGCAAGGTGAGCCCCGTGCACTTCTTCTGGGGCGCGATGGACCTGGCCGTCACGCGCTTCTCCGGGCGCACCGCTCCCCCGCACCCGGGCGGGGCGCCGAACTGCCCGGACAGCGTGATGCGGGAGGGCTACTCGCACGAGCTCAGCAGCGCCGGGTTCTGGCCGGGCGGCGGGAGCGAAGGCGCGTTCTACTCGTACGCGTATCCGGCCCCGGACGGCTACGCAGAGGCCGACCTGCCGCCTGGCGCGACGTTCAGCGCGGAGTATGGCGAGTTCCTGCTGCCCTACGAGGTCGTGCGAACCTCCCCCGACCCGGACGCGACGGTGCTCGCGTTCCTGGACGCCACCTACGACGCGGCCGCTCGTCGGGGAGACTGGTCCCCCGACCTCCTGATCGCCCCGAACCCTGCGAGGAGTGAACGATGA
- the tatC gene encoding twin-arginine translocase subunit TatC: protein MTLGQHVRELRRRIALSAGAVLLASVAGWFLSPLVLDAMRAPIAALAAQQHRLAELNYDNITGAFDLRIQIAVTVGVVLSSPIWLYQIWAFLAPALNRKELKYGLGFFFSAVPLFLAGCLAGALVVPHVVQLLTGFAAAGSSSFLRASDYFDFILKLVLAIGVAFVLPVFLVLLNLVGVLSARTILRSWRVALLAIMLFTAIATPSADIVSMFLLAVPMVLLYLGSAGIAQLHDRRVARSAASMSPLSNE from the coding sequence ATGACGCTCGGCCAGCACGTCCGCGAACTCAGGCGCCGCATCGCGTTGTCGGCGGGCGCTGTACTCCTTGCGTCGGTTGCCGGGTGGTTCCTCTCCCCGCTGGTCCTGGATGCGATGCGGGCTCCCATCGCCGCGCTCGCCGCGCAGCAGCATCGCCTCGCCGAGCTGAACTACGACAACATCACGGGCGCGTTCGACCTGAGGATCCAGATCGCGGTCACCGTCGGTGTCGTGCTTTCGAGCCCGATCTGGCTCTATCAGATCTGGGCCTTCCTGGCGCCTGCCCTCAACCGCAAAGAACTGAAGTACGGCCTGGGATTCTTCTTCTCGGCCGTGCCGTTGTTCCTGGCCGGATGCCTCGCGGGAGCACTGGTCGTCCCCCACGTCGTTCAACTGCTCACCGGCTTCGCCGCCGCTGGATCGAGCTCCTTCCTCCGGGCGTCCGATTACTTCGATTTCATCCTGAAGCTCGTGCTCGCGATCGGGGTGGCTTTCGTGCTCCCGGTGTTCCTCGTGCTGCTGAACCTCGTCGGCGTGCTCAGTGCCCGGACGATCCTCCGCTCCTGGCGGGTCGCGTTGCTGGCGATCATGCTCTTCACGGCGATCGCGACACCCTCGGCGGACATCGTCTCCATGTTTCTGCTGGCGGTCCCGATGGTGTTGCTCTACCTCGGTTCGGCCGGGATCGCACAGCTCCACGATCGACGGGTCGCACGATCGGCCGCATCGATGAGCCCCCTCAGCAACGAATGA
- a CDS encoding ferritin-like domain-containing protein, whose product MFDDKFITHAIARSGETALDRRRLLTMAGIAGVGAATLLVAADPAAATTATPTPAPSGTPAPPGAPSDASILNFALNLEYLEAEFYLRSVTGEGLPRDMTTGKGTRGPVSGGRQVPFKTPIIRKYAQEIAADEKNHVAFLRSALGAAAVSRPAISLDASFTAAATAAGLIKPGQKFDPYANELNFLFAAFIFEDVGVTAYKGAAPFIRNKTYLDAAAGLLAVEAYHAGIIRTTLYAEGVVAPAVYTDVQKISDARDSLDGPTDDDQGIGTAAVANLVPTDANSLAYSRTTGQVLNIVYLNPHDVRSGGFFPAGVNGSINTSA is encoded by the coding sequence GTGTTCGACGACAAATTCATCACGCATGCCATCGCGCGCAGCGGAGAGACCGCGCTCGACCGGCGTCGACTCCTCACGATGGCCGGCATCGCAGGGGTGGGCGCCGCGACCCTTCTGGTCGCGGCCGACCCCGCCGCGGCCACGACAGCCACCCCGACGCCCGCTCCGAGCGGGACTCCGGCTCCTCCCGGCGCACCGAGTGACGCCTCGATCCTGAACTTCGCTCTGAATCTGGAGTACCTCGAGGCCGAGTTCTACCTGCGATCGGTCACCGGCGAGGGATTGCCGCGCGACATGACGACTGGAAAAGGGACGCGAGGACCGGTGTCGGGGGGCCGTCAGGTGCCCTTCAAGACGCCGATCATCCGCAAATACGCGCAGGAGATCGCGGCGGACGAGAAGAACCACGTCGCGTTCTTGCGAAGCGCGCTCGGAGCTGCCGCCGTCTCGCGCCCGGCTATCTCGCTGGATGCGAGCTTCACCGCTGCCGCGACCGCGGCCGGCCTGATCAAGCCCGGGCAGAAGTTCGACCCGTATGCCAACGAACTGAACTTCCTGTTCGCGGCGTTCATCTTCGAGGACGTCGGCGTGACGGCGTACAAGGGTGCGGCGCCGTTCATCCGGAACAAGACCTATCTGGACGCCGCGGCGGGCCTGCTCGCGGTCGAGGCCTACCACGCCGGGATCATCCGAACGACGCTCTACGCCGAGGGAGTGGTGGCACCCGCGGTGTACACGGACGTGCAGAAGATCTCGGACGCCCGTGACAGCCTCGACGGCCCCACGGACGACGATCAGGGAATCGGCACCGCCGCGGTGGCGAACCTCGTTCCGACCGACGCGAACTCGCTGGCTTACAGCCGAACGACCGGCCAAGTGCTCAACATCGTCTACCTCAACCCCCACGACGTTCGCTCCGGCGGCTTCTTCCCTGCCGGCGTGAACGGTTCGATCAACACCAGCGCGTGA
- a CDS encoding IclR family transcriptional regulator, with product MSDSPEYAAPAIDKALDILELLAESPAPMSQLEIATAIDRSAGQIFRPLLRLEKRGYLYRDPQSGLYRLSLRMFDLAHRQEPLRSLLTIAIPAMRELAADIGQSCNLGTLDNRSVRIVAQVESPADFGFRVRVGALFDVADTATGMVLAAFSDETFDGVDEDRLVAIRADGAYVRPDAAQPGITDVVVPILRSNGREAVAAITVPYIATSYSRSGTDAVLDRTIETAQRVQAALGV from the coding sequence ATGTCCGACTCACCCGAATACGCCGCCCCAGCGATCGACAAGGCGCTCGACATCCTCGAACTGCTCGCCGAGAGCCCGGCGCCGATGAGCCAGCTCGAGATCGCCACCGCGATCGACCGTTCGGCTGGGCAGATCTTCCGGCCGCTGCTGCGGCTGGAGAAGCGCGGCTACCTCTACCGCGACCCGCAATCCGGGCTCTACCGGCTGTCCCTGCGGATGTTCGACCTCGCACACCGGCAGGAGCCGCTCCGGTCGCTGCTGACCATCGCGATCCCGGCGATGCGGGAGCTCGCGGCCGACATCGGGCAGTCCTGCAACCTGGGAACGCTCGACAACCGCAGCGTGCGGATCGTCGCGCAGGTCGAGAGCCCGGCCGACTTCGGATTCCGTGTCCGCGTCGGAGCGCTCTTCGACGTGGCCGACACCGCCACGGGGATGGTCCTGGCCGCGTTCTCCGACGAGACCTTCGACGGGGTGGACGAGGACCGGCTGGTCGCGATCCGGGCCGACGGCGCGTACGTTCGCCCCGACGCCGCGCAGCCCGGGATCACCGACGTGGTCGTCCCGATCCTCCGCTCCAACGGTCGCGAGGCCGTTGCGGCGATCACCGTGCCGTACATCGCGACCAGCTACAGCCGCTCGGGGACCGACGCCGTGCTCGACAGGACCATCGAGACCGCGCAGCGCGTTCAGGCCGCGCTCGGCGTGTGA
- a CDS encoding FG-GAP-like repeat-containing protein codes for MAIDTGRHLAYILTGPANLSDPVSVTVIDEGKRTTVGSIPVSSGVTRIAVDSTRHVIYAVDSTKNTLSVIDDVSGSVTRVVPLAFRPCGIAVDTQRNVVYLTDFAGAAVYIVDGSSGTVTGSIPTDTDPEYVAVNETTGVVYAETGSHGFAGDVDVLDPASRTVTARVPVQWSQQMVVNPVTNRVYIPTGLAVAILDGATNTGSSLLPTNWAGTTGVDLVAVNPATDDVAYLTPNGADAIDMAKGIDPTVTQELPELYHPQAAAIDPVTGDMLVTDNTNYYYRVEFYAPMAFVSDPPASTLVPEKQFSTVVTTNSTVSPTYTVTSGALPTGLQLNSTTGVLSGVPTARGAFTFTITCADQWGNSISQEYSQTVEGADYVPPVRAHDFSGDQKADVLARDTAGDFIRYRGNGAGGWLTPASAPIGSGWNGMTSIVVPGDFDGDGNADVLARDAAGRLWLYPGNGTGGWKARELVGSGWNGMAAIVAAGDFNSDGFQDVLAVDGSGVLWEYPGDGHGGWLPRQQIGSGWGAMTAIVGVGDFNGDGFPDLLVRNPAGALLLYPHTPTGWLTPKQVGSGWNVMTSIQSVGDFTGDGFTDVLARDTGGSLWLYPGNGASGFGAPSRVGSGWNIMNWIG; via the coding sequence ATGGCGATCGACACCGGGCGCCATCTCGCCTACATCCTCACCGGGCCGGCGAACCTTTCTGATCCTGTGTCGGTGACCGTCATCGACGAGGGGAAGCGCACAACCGTCGGTTCGATCCCCGTAAGCAGCGGTGTGACCCGGATCGCGGTGGATTCGACCCGTCATGTGATCTACGCCGTCGACTCCACGAAGAATACGTTGTCCGTCATCGATGACGTGAGCGGTTCCGTCACACGAGTCGTGCCACTCGCCTTCAGGCCATGCGGTATAGCGGTCGACACCCAACGCAACGTCGTCTATCTGACGGACTTCGCTGGAGCGGCCGTCTACATCGTCGACGGCTCGAGCGGCACCGTTACGGGCTCGATACCGACCGACACCGACCCGGAATATGTCGCAGTCAACGAGACGACAGGGGTGGTCTACGCCGAGACGGGTTCGCACGGCTTCGCGGGGGACGTCGACGTGCTGGATCCGGCGTCGCGGACCGTCACGGCGCGGGTTCCTGTTCAGTGGTCTCAGCAGATGGTTGTGAACCCGGTGACCAACCGGGTCTACATCCCGACCGGCCTTGCGGTGGCGATTCTCGATGGGGCGACCAACACGGGCAGTTCCCTCCTTCCGACGAACTGGGCCGGAACCACCGGCGTCGATCTGGTCGCGGTGAATCCCGCTACGGACGACGTCGCCTATCTCACCCCGAACGGCGCGGACGCCATCGACATGGCGAAGGGCATCGACCCGACGGTGACGCAGGAGCTTCCTGAGCTTTACCATCCGCAGGCAGCGGCTATCGACCCCGTGACCGGCGACATGCTCGTCACTGACAACACCAACTACTACTACCGCGTTGAGTTCTACGCGCCGATGGCGTTTGTTTCCGATCCACCGGCCTCGACGCTCGTTCCCGAGAAGCAGTTCTCCACCGTGGTGACCACGAATTCGACCGTGTCGCCCACGTACACGGTCACGTCGGGCGCCCTGCCGACAGGGCTCCAACTGAACTCGACGACGGGGGTCCTCTCGGGAGTGCCGACCGCGCGCGGCGCCTTCACATTCACGATCACGTGCGCCGACCAATGGGGAAACTCCATCTCGCAGGAATATTCGCAGACGGTCGAAGGGGCGGATTATGTTCCGCCGGTGCGGGCACACGACTTCAGCGGCGACCAGAAGGCGGATGTGCTGGCCCGTGACACCGCAGGTGACTTCATCAGGTACCGAGGCAATGGCGCCGGCGGATGGCTCACGCCGGCTTCGGCTCCGATCGGGTCAGGGTGGAACGGCATGACCTCGATCGTCGTGCCGGGCGACTTCGACGGTGACGGAAACGCGGATGTCCTGGCGCGAGACGCTGCCGGCCGGCTGTGGCTGTATCCGGGGAACGGCACCGGAGGCTGGAAGGCCCGTGAGCTGGTCGGGTCGGGCTGGAACGGCATGGCCGCCATTGTCGCTGCCGGTGACTTCAACAGCGATGGCTTCCAGGACGTCCTCGCCGTCGACGGCTCCGGCGTCCTCTGGGAGTACCCCGGCGATGGGCACGGCGGCTGGCTGCCACGGCAGCAGATCGGCTCCGGATGGGGCGCGATGACGGCGATCGTCGGCGTCGGGGACTTCAACGGCGACGGTTTCCCCGATCTGCTCGTCCGGAACCCTGCCGGCGCCCTGCTGCTGTATCCGCACACCCCCACCGGCTGGCTCACCCCGAAGCAGGTCGGTTCCGGCTGGAACGTCATGACCTCGATCCAGTCCGTCGGTGACTTCACCGGCGACGGATTCACTGACGTCCTCGCGCGGGACACCGGCGGTTCGCTCTGGCTCTACCCGGGAAACGGCGCGTCCGGGTTCGGCGCCCCCTCCCGGGTCGGCAGCGGGTGGAACATCATGAACTGGATCGGCTGA